In Priestia megaterium NBRC 15308 = ATCC 14581, the following proteins share a genomic window:
- a CDS encoding PucR family transcriptional regulator, with protein sequence MLKKQTLVDLFYKRTHELFSEYLSCYDTTLLYQKAAELNIDTKKHILIALITIRSQADLQLLNLHLHRLVSDIKSVFSSKAPVVYGFDTKVTIVFTLDPYEKHHAIIKQLEDLLSKWRYYNECHVKTGIGSRYSHFTQIGKSYSEAEKAVSYLLSQQQDGCMLYEEIGINRLFINQSKEEVKTFIDEVFLPLKNNHSNDEPLEQTLEAYFDNNRSASLTAKQLHIHVNTLYQRLKKIEGKMNISFTNSEHLLKVQLACYLKKFHYS encoded by the coding sequence ATGCTGAAAAAACAAACGTTAGTCGATTTATTTTACAAGCGAACACATGAATTATTTAGTGAATACTTATCGTGTTATGACACCACTTTGCTGTATCAAAAAGCAGCTGAGCTAAACATTGATACAAAAAAGCATATTCTGATCGCTCTCATTACCATTCGTTCACAAGCGGACCTGCAGCTCTTAAACTTACACCTTCATCGCCTTGTATCTGACATCAAATCGGTTTTCAGCTCAAAAGCACCGGTCGTATACGGATTCGATACCAAAGTAACCATTGTATTTACGCTTGACCCTTATGAAAAACATCATGCTATTATCAAACAATTAGAAGATTTACTCTCAAAATGGCGTTACTACAATGAATGTCATGTAAAAACAGGGATTGGAAGTCGGTATTCTCATTTTACTCAAATAGGAAAAAGTTATAGTGAAGCTGAAAAAGCTGTCTCTTACCTGCTGTCTCAGCAGCAAGATGGATGCATGTTGTATGAGGAAATAGGAATTAACCGACTATTTATTAATCAATCAAAAGAAGAGGTCAAAACCTTTATTGATGAGGTATTTCTCCCTCTTAAGAACAATCATTCAAACGATGAACCTTTAGAGCAAACGCTAGAAGCGTATTTCGATAATAACCGCTCTGCTTCACTTACAGCTAAGCAGCTTCATATTCATGTTAATACACTCTATCAGCGGTTGAAAAAAATTGAAGGAAAAATGAACATATCATTTACAAACAGTGAACACCTATTAAAAGTTCAGCTAGCATGCTATTTAAAAAAATTTCATTACAGCTAA
- a CDS encoding non-oxidative hydroxyarylic acid decarboxylases subunit D — protein sequence MHTCPRCEAKQANLVSKSPVEGAWEIYLCNVCLFTWRSSEPETITNPEKYPRPFKVNPKDVPLATHVPPVPPRS from the coding sequence ATGCATACTTGTCCAAGATGTGAAGCCAAACAAGCGAACTTAGTATCTAAATCACCAGTTGAAGGAGCCTGGGAGATTTACTTATGCAACGTGTGTTTGTTTACCTGGCGTTCTTCTGAACCTGAGACCATCACCAATCCTGAAAAATACCCTCGACCATTTAAAGTCAATCCAAAAGACGTACCGCTGGCAACGCACGTGCCTCCTGTGCCACCTCGATCTTAA